Proteins encoded in a region of the Orcinus orca chromosome X, mOrcOrc1.1, whole genome shotgun sequence genome:
- the TBC1D25 gene encoding TBC1 domain family member 25 isoform X1, protein MATASGSSDLAGSGAPPPGGGAQAAAEEEEREVVRVRVKKCESFLPPEFRSFAVDPQITSLDVLQHILIRAFDLNGKKNFGISYLGRDRLGQEAYLSLLSDWDLSTAFATASKPYLQLRVDIRPTEDSPLLEDWDIISPKDVIGSDMLLAEKRSSLTTAALPFTQSILSQVGRTLSKVQQVLSWSYGEDVKPFKPPLSDAEFHTYLNHEGQLSRPEELRLRIYHGGVEPSLRKVVWRYLLNVYPDGLTGRERMDYMKRKSREYEQLKSEWAQRASPEDLEFIRSTVLKDVLRTDRAHPYFAGPEDGPHLRALHDLLTTYAVTHPQVSYCQGMSDLASPILAVMDHEGHAFVCFCGIMKRLAANFHPDGRAMATKFAHLKLLLRHADPDFYQYLQEAGADDLFFCYRWLLLELKREFAFDDALRMLEVTWSSLPPDPPEHEVELVGPPSLVADTGFGGHRGRPVRQRHMLRPAGGGDGAFEDAVDHLATTSQGPGGGGRLLRQASLDDLQQLRDNTGPRRDLLVQLPHPAALISSKSLSEPLLNSSDPLLSSSSHPDSPSSSSPPSTQDASPTGDMAAGSPLMPEVGSPQDPGKSLPPPPPLALPPPQEFGRGNPFMLFLCLAILLEHRDHIMRNGLDYNELAMHFDRLVRKHHLGRVLRRAKALFADYLQSEVWDSEEGAEATAPS, encoded by the exons ATGGCGACGGCCTCTGGATCCTCGGACTTGGCCGGCTCCGGAGCGCCCCCGCCTGGTGGGGGAGCCCAAGCGGCAGCTGAGGAGGAAGAGCGAGAGGTGGTGCGGGTCCGAGTCAAG AAATGTGAGAGCTTCTTGCCACCTGAGTTTCGCTCTTTTGCTGTGGACCCCCAGATCACCTCACTCGATGTGTTACAGCACATCCTCATCCGAGCCTTTGACTTGAACGG GAAGAAGAATTTTGGTATCAGCTACCTGGGCCGGGATCGGCTGGGGCAGGAAGCTTATCTCTCACTCCTGTCTGACTGGGACCTCAGCACGGCCTTCGCCACCGCCTCCAAACCTTACCTGCAGTTGCGTGTAGATATTCGGCCCACTGAGGATA GCCCACTGCTGGAAGACTGGGACATAATCAGCCCCAAGGATGTCATTGGCTCCGACATGCTGCTGGCTGAGAAGCGGTCATCGCTGACGACAGCTGCCCTGCCCTTCACACAGTCCATCCTCTCTCAG GTGGGCCGCACCTTGTCCAAGGTCCAGCAGGTGCTGAGCTGGTCATATGGGGAAGACGTCAAGCCCTTCAAGCCTCCCCTAAGCGATGCGGAGTTTCACACATACCTGAACCACGAGGGCCAGCTCTCACGCCCCGAGGAGTTGCGCCTGCGGATCTACCATGGTGGTGTTGAGCCCTCCCTGCGAAAG GTGGTGTGGAGGTACCTTCTGAACGTGTACCCAGACGGGCTGACAGGCCGTGAGCGGATGGACTACATGAAACGCAAGAGCCGCGAGTATGAGCAGCTCAAGAGCGAGTGGGCCCAGCGAGCGAGCCCCGAGGACCTGGAGTTCATCCGCAGCACGGTCCTCAAGGACGTGCTGCGTACCGACCGGGCCCACCCCTACTTCGCAGGGCCCGAGGATGGCCCACACCTGCGGGCTCTGCACGACCTGCTCACCACTTACGCCGTTACCCACCCACAGGTGTCCTACTGCCAGGGCATGAGCGACCTGGCCTCGCCCATCCTTGCCGTCATGGACCACGAGGGCCATGCCTTTGTCTGCTTTTGTGGCATCATGAAGCGCCTGGCTGCGAACTTCCACCCTGATGGCCGCGCCATGGCCACCAAGTTCGCTCACCTCAAGCTGCTGCTGAGACACGCCGACCCTGACTTCTACCAGTACTTGCAGGAAGCCGGTGCTGACGACCTCTTCTTCTGTTACCGCTGGCTGCTGCTCGAGCTCAAGCGCGAGTTCGCCTTTGATGACGCTCTCCGCATGCTGGAGGTCACCTGGAGCTCGCTGCCCCCCGACCCTCCCGAGCATGAGGTAGAGCTCGTGGGCCCCCCCAGCCTGGTGGCAGACACTGGCTTTGGGGGCCACAGGGGACGGCCCGTGCGGCAGAGGCACATGCTGAGGCCCGCCGGTGGAGGAGATGGTGCTTTTGAAGATGCTGTTGACCACTTGGCCACCACCAGCCAGGGGCCTGGTGGTGGAGGGCGTCTCCTGAGACAGGCCAGTCTGGATGACCTCCAGCAACTCAGGGATAACACAGGCCCCAGGAGGGACCTTCTGGTCCAGCTGCCCCACCCAGCTGCCCTCATCAGCTCCAAGTCTCTCTCTGAGCCCTTGCTGAACTCCTCAGACCCActgctttcctcctcttcccacccTGATTCCCCATCGTCTTCATCTCCGCCATCCACCCAGGACGCCTCTCCCACTGGTGACATGGCTGCAGGATCCCCCTTGATGCCAGAGGTGGGCTCCCCACAAGACCCTGGGAAGtccctgccacccccacccccactggccctgcccccgccccaggAGTTTGGCCGAGGGAACCCATTCATGCTTTTCCTGTGCCTCGCCATCCTGCTGGAGCACCGCGACCATATCATGCGCAACGGGCTGGATTACAACGAGCTGGCCATGCACTTTGACCGCCTCGTGCGAAAACACCACCTGGGGCGCGTCCTACGCCGGGCCAAGGCTCTCTTCGCTGATTACCTGCAGTCAGAGGTGTGGGACTCAGAGGAGGGGGCCGAGGCCACAGCCCCATCTTGA
- the TBC1D25 gene encoding TBC1 domain family member 25 isoform X2: MLQTLKCESFLPPEFRSFAVDPQITSLDVLQHILIRAFDLNGKKNFGISYLGRDRLGQEAYLSLLSDWDLSTAFATASKPYLQLRVDIRPTEDSPLLEDWDIISPKDVIGSDMLLAEKRSSLTTAALPFTQSILSQVGRTLSKVQQVLSWSYGEDVKPFKPPLSDAEFHTYLNHEGQLSRPEELRLRIYHGGVEPSLRKVVWRYLLNVYPDGLTGRERMDYMKRKSREYEQLKSEWAQRASPEDLEFIRSTVLKDVLRTDRAHPYFAGPEDGPHLRALHDLLTTYAVTHPQVSYCQGMSDLASPILAVMDHEGHAFVCFCGIMKRLAANFHPDGRAMATKFAHLKLLLRHADPDFYQYLQEAGADDLFFCYRWLLLELKREFAFDDALRMLEVTWSSLPPDPPEHEVELVGPPSLVADTGFGGHRGRPVRQRHMLRPAGGGDGAFEDAVDHLATTSQGPGGGGRLLRQASLDDLQQLRDNTGPRRDLLVQLPHPAALISSKSLSEPLLNSSDPLLSSSSHPDSPSSSSPPSTQDASPTGDMAAGSPLMPEVGSPQDPGKSLPPPPPLALPPPQEFGRGNPFMLFLCLAILLEHRDHIMRNGLDYNELAMHFDRLVRKHHLGRVLRRAKALFADYLQSEVWDSEEGAEATAPS, translated from the exons ATGCTTCAGACACTG AAATGTGAGAGCTTCTTGCCACCTGAGTTTCGCTCTTTTGCTGTGGACCCCCAGATCACCTCACTCGATGTGTTACAGCACATCCTCATCCGAGCCTTTGACTTGAACGG GAAGAAGAATTTTGGTATCAGCTACCTGGGCCGGGATCGGCTGGGGCAGGAAGCTTATCTCTCACTCCTGTCTGACTGGGACCTCAGCACGGCCTTCGCCACCGCCTCCAAACCTTACCTGCAGTTGCGTGTAGATATTCGGCCCACTGAGGATA GCCCACTGCTGGAAGACTGGGACATAATCAGCCCCAAGGATGTCATTGGCTCCGACATGCTGCTGGCTGAGAAGCGGTCATCGCTGACGACAGCTGCCCTGCCCTTCACACAGTCCATCCTCTCTCAG GTGGGCCGCACCTTGTCCAAGGTCCAGCAGGTGCTGAGCTGGTCATATGGGGAAGACGTCAAGCCCTTCAAGCCTCCCCTAAGCGATGCGGAGTTTCACACATACCTGAACCACGAGGGCCAGCTCTCACGCCCCGAGGAGTTGCGCCTGCGGATCTACCATGGTGGTGTTGAGCCCTCCCTGCGAAAG GTGGTGTGGAGGTACCTTCTGAACGTGTACCCAGACGGGCTGACAGGCCGTGAGCGGATGGACTACATGAAACGCAAGAGCCGCGAGTATGAGCAGCTCAAGAGCGAGTGGGCCCAGCGAGCGAGCCCCGAGGACCTGGAGTTCATCCGCAGCACGGTCCTCAAGGACGTGCTGCGTACCGACCGGGCCCACCCCTACTTCGCAGGGCCCGAGGATGGCCCACACCTGCGGGCTCTGCACGACCTGCTCACCACTTACGCCGTTACCCACCCACAGGTGTCCTACTGCCAGGGCATGAGCGACCTGGCCTCGCCCATCCTTGCCGTCATGGACCACGAGGGCCATGCCTTTGTCTGCTTTTGTGGCATCATGAAGCGCCTGGCTGCGAACTTCCACCCTGATGGCCGCGCCATGGCCACCAAGTTCGCTCACCTCAAGCTGCTGCTGAGACACGCCGACCCTGACTTCTACCAGTACTTGCAGGAAGCCGGTGCTGACGACCTCTTCTTCTGTTACCGCTGGCTGCTGCTCGAGCTCAAGCGCGAGTTCGCCTTTGATGACGCTCTCCGCATGCTGGAGGTCACCTGGAGCTCGCTGCCCCCCGACCCTCCCGAGCATGAGGTAGAGCTCGTGGGCCCCCCCAGCCTGGTGGCAGACACTGGCTTTGGGGGCCACAGGGGACGGCCCGTGCGGCAGAGGCACATGCTGAGGCCCGCCGGTGGAGGAGATGGTGCTTTTGAAGATGCTGTTGACCACTTGGCCACCACCAGCCAGGGGCCTGGTGGTGGAGGGCGTCTCCTGAGACAGGCCAGTCTGGATGACCTCCAGCAACTCAGGGATAACACAGGCCCCAGGAGGGACCTTCTGGTCCAGCTGCCCCACCCAGCTGCCCTCATCAGCTCCAAGTCTCTCTCTGAGCCCTTGCTGAACTCCTCAGACCCActgctttcctcctcttcccacccTGATTCCCCATCGTCTTCATCTCCGCCATCCACCCAGGACGCCTCTCCCACTGGTGACATGGCTGCAGGATCCCCCTTGATGCCAGAGGTGGGCTCCCCACAAGACCCTGGGAAGtccctgccacccccacccccactggccctgcccccgccccaggAGTTTGGCCGAGGGAACCCATTCATGCTTTTCCTGTGCCTCGCCATCCTGCTGGAGCACCGCGACCATATCATGCGCAACGGGCTGGATTACAACGAGCTGGCCATGCACTTTGACCGCCTCGTGCGAAAACACCACCTGGGGCGCGTCCTACGCCGGGCCAAGGCTCTCTTCGCTGATTACCTGCAGTCAGAGGTGTGGGACTCAGAGGAGGGGGCCGAGGCCACAGCCCCATCTTGA
- the EBP gene encoding 3-beta-hydroxysteroid-Delta(8),Delta(7)-isomerase, protein MTTNASPVHPYWPRHLRLDNFVPNDCPTWHLLAGLFSISGVLVVTTWLLSGHAAVIPLGTWRRLSLCWFAVCGFIHLVIEGWFSLYHEDLLGDQAILSQLWKEYAKGDSRYILNDSFMICMETITACLWGPLSLWVVIAFLRQQPLRFVLQLVVSVGQIYGDVLYFLTEHREGFQHGELGHPLYFWFYFVFLNALWLVLPGILVLDSIKQLARAQSMLDTKATKAKSKQN, encoded by the exons ATGACCACCAATGCCAGCCCCGTGCACCCATACTGGCCTCGGCACCTGAGGCTGGACAACTTTGTGCCTAATGACTGCCCCACCTGGCATCTCCTGGCTGGCCTCTTCTCCATCTctggggtcttagttgtgaccaCATGGCTGTTGTCAGGTCATGCTGCGGTCATCCCACTGGGGACTTGGCGGAGACTGTCCCTGTGCTGGTTTGCAGTGTGTGGGTTCATTCACTTGGTGATTGAGGGCTGGTTCAGCCTCTACCACGAGGACCTTCTCGGAGACCAAGCCATCTTGTCTCAACTCT GGAAAGAGTATGCCAAGGGAGACAGCCGATACATCCT GAATGATAGCTTCATGATATGCATGGAGACCATCACAGCTTGCTTGTGGGGACCACTCAGCCTATGGGTGGTGATCGCCTTTCTCCGCCAGCAGCCCCTCCGCTTTGTCCTACAGCTTGTGGTCTCTGTGG GTCAGATATACGGGGATGTGCTATATTTCCTGACAGAGCACCGTGAGGGATTCCAGCATGGGGAGCTGGGCCACCCTCTCTACTTCTGGTTTTACTTTGTCTTCTTGAACGCCCTGTGGCTGGTGCTGCCTGGAATCCTCGTGCTTGATTCTATAAAGCAACTTGCTCGTGCCCAGAGCATGCTGGACACCAAAGCCACAAAAGCCAAGAGCAAGCAGAACTAA
- the RBM3 gene encoding RNA-binding protein 3 isoform X2: MLCGATASRPTDVCHAGQERGLEFTAMSSEEGKLFVGGLNFNTDEQALEDHFSSFGPISEVVVVKDRDTQRSRGFGFITFTNPEHASDAMRAMNGESLDGRQIRVDHAGKSARGTRGGAFGAYGRGRSYSRGGGDQGYGSGRYDSRPGGYGYGYGRSRDYGGSQGGYDRYSGGNYRDNYDN; this comes from the exons ATGCTTTGCGGAGCGACCGCTTCTCGCCCCACTGACGTGTGCCACGCCGGGCAAGAGCGAG GACTTGAATTTACCGCCATGTCCTCTGAAGAAGGGAAGCTCTTCGTGGGAGGGCTCAACTTCAACACTGATGAGCAGGCTCTGGAAGACCACTTCAGCAGCTTCGGACCTATTTCTGAGG TGGTTGTTGTCAAGGACCGGGACACTCAGCGATCCCGGGGTTTTGGCTTCATCACCTTCACCAATCCAGAGCATGCCTCAGATGCCATGAGAGCCATGAATGGAGAG TCTCTGGACGGTCGTCAGATCCGTGTAGACCACGCGGGCAAGTCGGCCCGGGGAACAAGAGGGGGTGCCTTTGGGGCCTATGGGCGTGGTCGCAGCTACTCTAGAG GTGGTGGGGACCAGGGCTATGGAAGTGGCAGGTATGATAGCCGACCTGGAGGATATGGATATGGATATGGAAGGTCCAGAGACTATGGCGGCAG CCAGGGTGGTTATGACCGCTACTCAGGAGGAAATTACAGGGATAATTATGACAACTGA
- the RBM3 gene encoding RNA-binding protein 3 isoform X1: MLCGATASRPTDVCHAGQERGLEFTAMSSEEGKLFVGGLNFNTDEQALEDHFSSFGPISEVVVVKDRDTQRSRGFGFITFTNPEHASDAMRAMNGESLDGRQIRVDHAGKSARGTRGGAFGAYGRGRSYSRGGGDQGYGSGRYDSRPGGYGYGYGRSRDYGGRSQGGYDRYSGGNYRDNYDN; this comes from the exons ATGCTTTGCGGAGCGACCGCTTCTCGCCCCACTGACGTGTGCCACGCCGGGCAAGAGCGAG GACTTGAATTTACCGCCATGTCCTCTGAAGAAGGGAAGCTCTTCGTGGGAGGGCTCAACTTCAACACTGATGAGCAGGCTCTGGAAGACCACTTCAGCAGCTTCGGACCTATTTCTGAGG TGGTTGTTGTCAAGGACCGGGACACTCAGCGATCCCGGGGTTTTGGCTTCATCACCTTCACCAATCCAGAGCATGCCTCAGATGCCATGAGAGCCATGAATGGAGAG TCTCTGGACGGTCGTCAGATCCGTGTAGACCACGCGGGCAAGTCGGCCCGGGGAACAAGAGGGGGTGCCTTTGGGGCCTATGGGCGTGGTCGCAGCTACTCTAGAG GTGGTGGGGACCAGGGCTATGGAAGTGGCAGGTATGATAGCCGACCTGGAGGATATGGATATGGATATGGAAGGTCCAGAGACTATGGCGGCAG AAGCCAGGGTGGTTATGACCGCTACTCAGGAGGAAATTACAGGGATAATTATGACAACTGA
- the RBM3 gene encoding RNA-binding protein 3 isoform X3 yields MSSEEGKLFVGGLNFNTDEQALEDHFSSFGPISEVVVVKDRDTQRSRGFGFITFTNPEHASDAMRAMNGESLDGRQIRVDHAGKSARGTRGGAFGAYGRGRSYSRGGGDQGYGSGRYDSRPGGYGYGYGRSRDYGGRSQGGYDRYSGGNYRDNYDN; encoded by the exons ATGTCCTCTGAAGAAGGGAAGCTCTTCGTGGGAGGGCTCAACTTCAACACTGATGAGCAGGCTCTGGAAGACCACTTCAGCAGCTTCGGACCTATTTCTGAGG TGGTTGTTGTCAAGGACCGGGACACTCAGCGATCCCGGGGTTTTGGCTTCATCACCTTCACCAATCCAGAGCATGCCTCAGATGCCATGAGAGCCATGAATGGAGAG TCTCTGGACGGTCGTCAGATCCGTGTAGACCACGCGGGCAAGTCGGCCCGGGGAACAAGAGGGGGTGCCTTTGGGGCCTATGGGCGTGGTCGCAGCTACTCTAGAG GTGGTGGGGACCAGGGCTATGGAAGTGGCAGGTATGATAGCCGACCTGGAGGATATGGATATGGATATGGAAGGTCCAGAGACTATGGCGGCAG AAGCCAGGGTGGTTATGACCGCTACTCAGGAGGAAATTACAGGGATAATTATGACAACTGA